The DNA window TGACCCAGAAACTGGACGAGGCTTGGAGAACAGAGCAGTCCAAGAAGAGGGATGAAAAACCATCCTCTCAGATATCATTGACTGTTAGTGGTATGAGGAGAGTAGCACGATTTCTGCTGGAATTTCTCAAAACCCGTTCCAACATAAAGACTGTAATTTTATTAACGTGGCCATATGGTGTAGTTGGGTTAGGATTCAtcttatttgtgtttttgaacGAAGGCATCGTGGTTGGAGACAGGACCAGTCATGAAGCATGTTTGAACTTCCCTcagcttttttatttcttttcatttacgCTGGTCTTCTCCCTCCCTGTCTCGCTTTGCTACCACAGGTTTGTCAGGTTCATGCAATTTTTAAGAAAGCACCCTTTACAGTTTATTCTAATGGCAGCTGTGTCTCTGTTACTGGTCTGGAAATTTACTTTTGTTCACAAGTACTTGCTGGCCGATAACagacattttccattttatgtTTGGAAAAGGATCTTCCAGAAGCACCATCTGGTGCCTTTTCTCTTAGTTCCTGGCTATTTGTTTGCAGCATGGAACTTTCAAGACACGCTGAAATCCAAGTCATTGTTTTGGACCTTGGCTTTTTCTGTATGTCTAGTGGCAGCTACAGTCCCTCAGAAACTTCTGGAGTTCCGCTATTTTATTCTGCCATATCTCCTTTACCGTGTTCACGTCCCTCTTCCATCAATCCCCAGGCTTTTCTTTGAATTCGCTCTCTACACAGCAGTCAATGGTGCCACACTCTACATTTTCATGTTCAAGACCTTTCATTGGCCTGATAGCACAGCTGTTCAGAGATTTATGTGGTGACATTTGAaaactataattttttttttactcaagaCGAGCAAAAGGGAGAAAAAGCTTCTTTTTTCCTCACCACTAATTCAAATACCTACTGTAAGATCATAACTGCAATGAACATGCACAGAACAAAACTGATACTGTAGTATGGGGTTATTTTATTAACCCAGCCCAACGACTTAATTTAATACAATATGGGAATATGTAGCAGGATCTGTTTTGCATGGATTTACGTGGTGAGGATTTTGTATAATAGCACTTCAGACAAACAGTAGTATCCAACTAAAGATTTTTGATTACATATTATTTTCATACTTGAATTCACAATCAGATTTGGATCTTCTATTTTTCCTATTGAAGTCAccagtgattaaaaaaatgaatacatttttgtgATAAATTAAATGAGTTCAACGCAGTTCATATCCATGTGTATTTAAAGATCCTTTCATATTTCTACGTGTGCGAGGTCAGAGGGCGTATGGATTTCCAGCTATGGACAATGATGCcaaattccattttttttttttttttttttgctatattATCTGGAAACAAACCTGTGAAATGCGATAAGGGTTTTGAGCTCAGTGTTTGgcttgaaaaatatttgaacatCCAAGTAAGGCATCACTGGGCCAAAGTAGCCataataaatgtacattttctgATTTTGGAGCTGTCACATAGttggagttgtgggttcgagcttTGCTCCGCGTGACTGtatgaggagattggtgtgtccttcctatgtctgcatgggtttactgCTGCAGTCTAAATACACACACCGATAGGTGAATTTTTTGCGCAAAgtgtccatacgtgtgagtgaatgtgtgtgttgccctgtgatggactggcgcccttgtcaagtgattctgtgtagtctttctttttctcttttttctctttctttctgtattGGATTGAATTGCTTTGTTTATATCTGCAGGAGTGaattctgaagaaaaaaaaaacatttaagggAATCCTCATTTAATCAGTTAATATCTATGTCTATTGTTGTTtggcacatacacacatttctaTCATAATTTACAGCCTAATGTCTTGGTCTATAATTGTGAACCCAGTATTTGTCGTGACCAAATATTACCCACTTTCATTTGAGTCTCCAGTTGTGGATCAGGCACAAAGATCAATGTTTAATACCCATATTACCTTTTGTGTGACATTTGAATGGACAgtatttgattgtttttttttaacaattataCAAGCTCTGTGTTTCCTTTTTAAATAACCAAAAAAGGCAATTTTCTGAAACCATCACACATTTTGTAGCTCCAAGACCTCAATCATTTTCTGTAGACCTTTTTATTACCTGAATGTTTTCCTTCCCTATATGATCTTGTTTTATGTTGTCAGTGTTCGGTTGCCAATTCACTGCAGTGatgcaataaatatatttgtaaagctGCCCCTTTGTTCAGACCAGGAATTCATGTCGGATTTCTTAGTTTTGCCAGATAACTTGAAGCCTGTCTGAGAAAAAAGCTGAGGGATATTCTTATTGGATATTccttagcattagcattaagtTATCATGCTAATTAATAAATCCTGCTTCATGAAATAACCTTTATGTTTGCTTGTTGTGAAGGAATTTGGTAATACTACAGACATATGTGGAATATACAGCTTAGAAAGGAGGATCCAACATAAATGTATTTGTTCCCCATCCACCAGGTGTCAGTGTCTCTATTTATTTCCGATTCAACTTAGCGTATTAGTGTGTGGTTGATACTGAAAATCAGTAACATCCATTACTTCTTGTTCTGCCTGACAGTTTTAATTAGACTTGAGAATGTTTGTTTCACACAGTATAACTGCCAAATATTCTGAGATATCTCCACCAATTATGAGCGTTGGTAGCTCTGGTCTCTGAGCAGAGGTTGTTATGCAATAGTGGTTCTCACGCTTCCAAGTTAACAAAGCCAAGATACAGTGCATTGCTAATTATCTTTTCTATGCATATGTATCTATATTACCACCTAAAGCTGTCAAACTTGGCAAAAGGCTTTACGTGTTACTGTGAAATAAGTTTCTCCATTAGAGAATACTCAGCACATGGTCTATAAATTAGGCTCACAGTTGAACAGAATACTGAACACGCTGTCATAAAAATATTCAGTAACTTTATAATAGATGAAAGCATTACATATTCAGAATACATTTAGAATTAATCTTTAAACAGCCATTGTAACATTCAGTGTACCTTTGTGTTAGCACACTAATTGGCACCGtttttaagtaattttttttGCATACCTTCATTAACCCACTTAGAATGAGATGCACGAATGGATGAAAAGCTAGAGTATTTTTAGTTAAGTTAAAAcctttttataatttaattttctaGTTGCAAAACACTTTGACAAAGGGAAACACTTTGATGGGAGGAAtttttttgagcatttcttTGAACATTTCTTTCTTTGCTACCTGGTGAATGCAGAAAAAGATCACATAACCACCTACTGCTACTGTATAGGGTCTGAATATCTTGTTGCAGTGTATAGCTGTTGTAAAGAATTCCTCAAACATCAGAAAGGATTCTGCAGAGAAGGAAAACCACAAGGCATATAGTTGCAGGTAGTAATGTGGAAGGCTATAACCGTACCTCAGTGTGACATCTTTCACCAGCTGAAATGATTCAAACACTGTGTGGCATCTGTGTtaaaatcacttttttcacAATATTGTTCAACAATAGAGGCATGACTTTTACTTACATTAGCTTGTTTTTTTTGCCAGACCGCCTACCAGGcaggcctagaagaggcattttctgTTATTAACTGACTTGACtcactcctaatgttgaaacgcgcATGCACAAGTAGGAACATTATTTCACCTTCTGCTGTTTGTTCTTCCATATTTGACAGAGAGAACTTCTACACCTTCAGCTGTTAGTTGAGCCCTATTTCACATAGCGCTTTTACACCAACAGTTCATGAACTGaatttggaaccattctgcgtgtttccaccaacataaactggttcacaaaccagaaAAATGAGAACCAAAGGAACCAAAGTTCTTCAGCGCAAACCGTGGGTTCATCTGTGGGTGCGtcgaggttcagtaactcaagaaagagctcagagcctcaaatacacCATTCTtacccagtggagctggatgggGTAAATTACAAAGTTtcatagaaataaataataggaaataagtcAGGAATatgctccatttgtgtgtgtttctggggcagTGTTTGGCTCTGCATTGGTTAagtttctccgctgttcacaagctcagcaggacggctcagaactcgccaacatttacacatgtattatatctcacagagagaggaggactgctgaatttgtcttttttcatgtgagtgtgtgtcttcacctgaaatattgtaaagggaagcagtagggaaacattttgtggtgttagtgtgtttataaaatccATATAATTGCGCACAGTCACCTTAACCTTCACGTGCTTTGCTctaacctgttacattgaataaaaaagtcattgtaattcttaaaatcaacaaaatgttcttggtcctctttgttctttggtggtagatcatatATAAGGTGGGCATGTTGCACATTGATTACACCTTGCTTCacattgtgtgttgtgtttagtCTGAAGCTCTATGTAGGTTGATAAACTGCATTTTTGTATTTGGAATTTGGACCTACTGTTGTCTTATAAAGCCAGATCCTGAATTTACTCCattattttagtaaaatattatGTATTTGCAGATGCTTGATTAACCTAGGATTGGTGTGCTTGTAACCATCTTCAGAGCCACAATCACATGCTCAAATCCCAGTGCTCTGGTGCTTTCCCCATGCCCCAGATACAGCTTCCAGAAACTTCTACTGAGAGTGAGGATAGAAAAAAAGTTACTTATATTCATTTAACTGTGCTAACAATACACACTGGTGATGCAAGGATGAATG is part of the Hoplias malabaricus isolate fHopMal1 chromosome 4, fHopMal1.hap1, whole genome shotgun sequence genome and encodes:
- the alg10 gene encoding dol-P-Glc:Glc(2)Man(9)GlcNAc(2)-PP-Dol alpha-1,2-glucosyltransferase encodes the protein MMLERFEGSVFTALCSVYFFISCLLFSAVSREQREPYMDEIFHIPQAQKYCQGKFNEWDPMITTLPGLYLLSVGVIKPVAWLAGFSGAVVCSTAMLRFINLLFSCGTLYILYLIICRLHLKDKSRSAGRRILSALTLSTFPVLYFFTFLYYTDAGSTFFTLFTYLMCLYGCHKAASLLGICAIFFRQTNVIWVAFCAGTIVTQKLDEAWRTEQSKKRDEKPSSQISLTVSGMRRVARFLLEFLKTRSNIKTVILLTWPYGVVGLGFILFVFLNEGIVVGDRTSHEACLNFPQLFYFFSFTLVFSLPVSLCYHRFVRFMQFLRKHPLQFILMAAVSLLLVWKFTFVHKYLLADNRHFPFYVWKRIFQKHHLVPFLLVPGYLFAAWNFQDTLKSKSLFWTLAFSVCLVAATVPQKLLEFRYFILPYLLYRVHVPLPSIPRLFFEFALYTAVNGATLYIFMFKTFHWPDSTAVQRFMW